From the genome of Tripterygium wilfordii isolate XIE 37 chromosome 6, ASM1340144v1, whole genome shotgun sequence:
TGAATGTCTTGGGTATATATGCTTAATAGTTACCATGATTATATGTTTCTGGTGATAGCTATTGAGTTATGGATTTTATTTCTCTGCACCTGATCCATTTACGGATAtttatactccctccgtcccattttaattgtccccttcaattttacacacagtttaagaaattgcattactcctcttcaatttgacatttataccctcatttatagaggacaattaagatgtcaatgactcattgggaattcactccattagcttttcaatttaagggtaaataagggtaagaggggaaaaatggatgaaattagttttaattaattgaaatggacatgcattttgggacatccgaaaaaggaatagaggacaattaaaatgggacggagggagtaccTTGTATTACTGTTTACAATGTTGTCTTGTTTGATGTTGGATGATCAAGGAAACTTGGCTTTCCTAAGCTTATTAGGTGTTGAAATAGACTGGTTCGATTGAAATGAACTAACCAAAGTAAttcaaaaaggggaaaaagaaagtGTAAGGCTCACGTGGTTGTGAGCTTGAGCTTGTCTTGTCATTGTCTTTGTGTGCAGTTGGTTTTCACTAATGATTTACTACCAGGGTCTCTGTTTTTATGTACTGGCGTAGTGGCTTTGTGGAATGAGAAGAGATCAAGACACTGGTCCTTGGAAATCTGAAGAGAAGGATGTGGTCCGCCTCTTTGGTTCAGATGAAGATGTTGGCAttaaaattccaacccaagcccaatcTGTTGTAGAAGGTTCAGGAGCCCTTATGGTGTCAGAATTCAAGCCTGCTCCTGATGTGGACTATCTTCAGGTGACTAACTTTGCAAAGCTTTCTATGATTTTTTGATCCAACATTCAGCACCTCCTCATCCTTTTGGacattgataaatatttttaaaaagaagttacttttcaatttcatttcacTATATTACCGTTCgtcattgatgagcttttataTGGGCCAACTGTGTTTTGCATTTTGAATCCCAACAGATGCTTTGTTTATCACTCATGCTTGATGACCGATGATTCAGTTACTTTTGGTATTTGCAATATGCAAGCACTCTATTTTATCCTTCCCCTTCCTCTTTGCACTtgacttttattattatttttttcaaaattaaagtaaAAAGTTGGCATGTTTTTCAGGAGTTGTTGGCCATTCAGCAGCAAGGGCCACGAAATATTGGCTTTTTTGGTACTAGGAACATGGGTTTCATGCATCAAGAACTTATCGAGATTCTTAGTTATGCTTTGGTTATAACAGTAAGATTCTCTTACTTCAATTCCATCAGGTTTAAGTGGGTACCTGTAGAGTATATAAGATTTTTAGCCAAACAACAGGTCTCGCCATGTGAGATATTACTGAAACACTTTACTTTCACTTGCAGAAAAATCACATCTATACATCAGGCGCATCTGGTACTAATGCAGCTGTTATTAGAGGTGCTTTAAGAGCAGAGAAACCAGAGCTTCTTACGGTAATCTTGCCACAGAGTTTGAAGAAGCAACCACCCGAGAGTCAGGAATTATTGACAAAAGTAGGAATTTAATTTCTGACTCATTCATGATCCATCTTTTGCATACTTGTTGACTTCATGTCACAAGCTTAATATGTCATCCACGTAAGATATAACGACAATGATTTTACCACTATATGGTCTCCTTAGGGAGTTACATCGTTGCAAAATTTGAGTCCTTTTGACTTCAATAAGGGGGAAATCAAATTGGGGCTGTCTGGcagattttctctcttttgaatGATCGTTTTTTCAAAATCAGACAAACACAGGGCATCTAGAGTATATTGCAGTGCATCAGGAATCATGTCAAGATGGGTCTGCCCACTTTGTTTAGGATGATCGGATGAAATAATTTGTAGCAGTGTTGCTTAAAtgagcttaattttttttcttccaatctCTAATGTGCTCGCATTGGGGAACTCATGTAACTggtatttttaaaacttgttttGGGATCCCATTAATGACCATCATTTTCTGATGAATACACTCTTATATGATGCCACTTGCTATAGAAGTTTGCAGTGAGTCAAATTGTCTCATTTGCAGTTGGATGCTTTAAATGTGACATTTGTATGGTAGGATTAGTTTTAAGCATTTTTTAATGAATCAGAATTAttcatccattgaaaactcaatACTGTGGGCAAGTGATCCTGATACCTCGTATGGATGATCAAGGTGCCATGCAACGATAATTCAGTTACTGGAGTTTGCATTTATTTTGGCCTTGAGGTTATGCTTGATTTCatgttaattaatttcttgCATTGGGATATGCAATGGTAATTAGTTTTTTGTTTGGCAATTTTCAGGTGAAGAATGTGATCGAGAAGCCTCATAATGATCATCTCACTCTGATTGAAGCCAGCAGGTTTGTCCACCTTCATTTCTTCTTTTGCTATGCTTTTAGTCTTTTGAAAACCCACATTAATCTGTGATTCCAACTTCATTGTATGTAATGGAGGTTAATTTGAGGTCAACTTTGTTTATGGAGAGCTGATGTTGGATAGTAAACTGCCATAAGAGTTGCTAGTTGAAGCAATAAAGCCCAAGTTTTAGTGTTTTCTGTTCTTTCATTGTAGGTGGTAGCTCAGGTACTTATATTAAATTAGTAGAGCATTCTAATTGTCCCTTTATGCAATACCCTTTTCCATTCCATTCTTAGTACCACTCTGATCAGAATTAACCAAGGGTAACATTTGTAATGGAAATTGCGGATTAGATGAAAAACTAAGTTATGTGTTTCCTTATCAATCTTGCAGATGACCTTTATATTTTCCCCCATTTACTGGAGTAGTTGATATCAGGATGGGCATTCTTGAAATTTGGGCAATGAAGTGCCTGCTCATGCTATCTTATTGGTAACATGTGAGAATTATGACATCAAGGATTCACTATGTGGTATTTGTTAGGAAGTCAGACTTGAGGTCTATTAGTTTAGTAAATGAGCCAGATCTGAGATTGTTTTTAGAGCTCATATAGTAAACCGAGCATTGTAAATTGTAAGTCTGGACTTGCAGACTCAAGaaccttcatatatatatatatatatagggatgcATTGAACTCAAGCTTTTAGTCAAGTAAaattgaaacttaaactagggaTTAGTAAATGACTGAAGTCTGTGCTTATGTGTGCTCGGTCTAGAGAAGAAGGGTTTCAGCATTGAGTGCAATTATTGCTTGAGAATTGGAGAAAGGAGGCAGAAGAAAAACCGTTACACGAAGTGCTCTGTCTTATCTGGTTATCACTTATCAGGAAATCATCTGATATAATCTGATTTTGCGATTGCAGGTTGTGCAATATGGATATCATTTCACATGTCCAGCAGGTTATTTGTTTTGCCTTTCACGACAGCCACTTGCTGATGGAAACATGTCAAGAGGCGAAAATCTCCGGAAGATCGTGACATTATTTTACCTGGACTGAACATAGTTGTTGATTTGCCATATACATTGTTTTGGGAAGATAAAAAGAGGGGAGGAGATTAGAGAGGGAGGTAGACATAttttttggtgaatttttttCCCTGTAAATTAGAAGATGAAGTAAGATTGCTTTGCTCCTCTGTTCTGTATATTGTTTGTTACCACATTGATAAAAAGGAGCCAATTTGCTCCTACTTCATTGGAgatattttttttgggatatgAAATTCAGGTATAATGTCATATTGGGATGTTGCTAGCTAGGTTCTGCACTTTCCTATCTGCATCTGTCTGTATGCTGTTACCGTCCGGATGGGCCCAGGAGTCGTCCGGACAATTTGGACCATTTCTTAACAGAGGTACTTTTTGTCTGAACATGCCCAGGTGTTGTCCGGACAGATTCAGTTACCCAGGAGATTTGGAAGGAGCAACTGTCCGGACAAACATTTAAGAGTGAGTGAGAGCTCAAGAGCTTGATATATTGCAGGatatttggtttgtttttttccttatttgtaATCAGTAAAGTAGATGCCATAATATATTGCAGGAGtgtgtttattttgtttttcttttccaagtAAAGAAATACCATTACTTGcaattcaataataataataaagtaaaCTGAACGGACGGTTATTTGAACCTAATCGATTCGGTAATTCAGTTTTAAAAGAAAACCGAAAAATTAATAGGCCTGACATGACCGTTTACAAACAAATTGGGCCGAATGGGCCCTATTCAATTCAATGGGTAAATTAATAGGCCTGACATAACAGGTTACAAAGGAATTGGGCCGAATGGGCCCTATTCAATTCAATGGGTTCATCTGCCGTTTCCAAACCCTCCAGATTCGTGTCCACCGAAATATTCGTCttcctcattctctctctccctctcaggGCATCGGCAACGTCCTTCCCTCTCTCTTAACTGATCAATGGCGGCGAGAGGTGGTGCGTTGCTTAAATACCTCAGAATGCACGTAACCGCCGTGCCCCAAAGCCCTTCCCCTAACCCTTGTAACGGGAGCAACCTTTTCTCGCTCTCTTTCAGTGCGATACGCCGCCGCTTCTCCGAGGAGGTCAAGGGCTCTTTCCTTGACAAATCTGAGGTCGCAGATCGAGTCGTCACCGTCGTCAAGAACTTCCAGAAAGTTGAACCCTCCAAGGTCATAGCTTTATTATTAtagcttttattatttttctttaccTATATACCGTGCTTCGTCACATCACAGGGAATGAAAGTTGGTGTAGACGTGTAGTGAATTTGATTGTTTTATATCTTTTGCACATATGGGATTATACGCCCCCGGCTCTCTTTTTgtttattggaaaaaaaaaaatgaagaaataaatgtGCAATCTTTTTATTTCGATTTCTGAGGAGATGAAAGTTTTTCAGAGTTTAGTAGCAGTTGATCCTTCCGAGCCCCGAGGTGGGGTTTTGGGCTTCAGATGATTATTTGGTATGCCATCTGCTTGAGAACATTTTAGGAAGTGAGCTTGTAGGAAGCTTCCGATTATGTATTCCATAGTTTCATTATGAATGGTTTGGTTTACAGAAATTTTCTTGCCTTCTCATGGATTTGTTCCTTTATTGGATTTGGATATTAAAGTGGTTCCATTAGGTTTTATCATTTTCTGAAAAACATCTTTTAGGTACTGTAGAGTGTCTCCTTGAAATTAATTATGATGCTTGGCAGACTTTTGATTGTGATGCTGTTCTAATGGACTTCACATGGAGAGATCTCAATACATTTGATGTTGGTGCTTTGAGTTTTTGGTCTTAGAAAGAAACAAGGTTTATTATGGATTCATAATTTAAACTTCGAAGTTTCTTATTGATGTCAGAAAATCATAGGagatgaagttttggaattcCATAGGTGAAAAAAAGGTACAGAATGGATGTCGAGAACTGTGTTATCCGATCTTGTGGTGTTGTCGAGTTGAGCCTGGAATTCAGAATCTCTGATTTGCAATTTGCATGGAGGATGGCTCTTCTTTGTTAATAGTATTATTTGTGGGTGGAGACTCGGGAGGAACTCTAGGGCTAACAATGACTTGAGGTGGTTAGAGAAGGTTTCAGAAAATGGAAGGAACTGAGGAAGTGAGGACATCTTGATTGAAtatttacttgtttttattGTATGAAGGATAATGATGTTCTTTGTGCATCTCCTTATTCTTctaataaatgttttttttccattccaataaaataatgataaaaaacaCACTGTTATTAACGAATGATATAACATTATACTAACACTGGGAAGCTTAGTTTCTTGGTGGATGTTTTGATGATGGATCCTTGAAAACCTTTTGATATACTTAGTTGATTGGCTCTGATTACTTGGGCCTTTGTTGAGTTTATATTGATGTTCTTCtttttaaatagaaaataagtGCATTGATTAGGGCACTGAGGCAGTAACACCAGATAGAAGAAACTAAGGAAAGATCCTGCTTCCCTTTTTCACCGAAGTTGTATGCATCATTTATctagaatttttatttatttatttatagtgtTGTGTTTACTTTTGTGCGTCATTTAGGGTTGGACAGAGTGAACGAAACAAAGTGACAGCAGAATGGAGTATGTAGCTTTTATTGACAGCAATGACTGGAACACCAATAAATAAGTCCAGCCTAGGTTCATAGCCAAATTTGTTGTCACATAAGCATTTTTTAGTTTAACCTTCCATTTTTTTGAGCATCTTAGTTTGACCTTTTATTCATCCACccttctctctcattggtttgtATTTGTTCGAACTTCGAATATGTTTTGTTCCTCAAGCCTTTTGCTAGAGAAAATATTTCCTGCCATATGTCTGTCATGGCTTCAACTCCTCTTTCAATTAACCTACCTTTGTTTTTTGAACGATGCAGGTCACACTAAATGCCCATTTCCAGAATGATCTCGGGTTAGACAGTCTAGATACCGTGGAGATTGTGATGGCACTTGAAGAAGAGTTTGGATTTGAAATCCCTGATAATGAAGCAGATAAGATCAATTCCATTAATCTTGCTGTTGATTTCATCGCTTCTCATCCTCAGGCAAAGTAGAGCAGCAGTATGAagtatgagtttaaaatttcCGCTCTTGTTTCCTTCCTGTTCCTCTGGGTTGAAAAAACGTCTTAGATACctttaattttctcttttacgAATCTTGATTGGAGACAATTGCATGTTTGCAGACCAAAACCTCTGGTTGTAGCTACTTTATGACACACATCTCATTTCAATAAAATATTGTAGGTCATtgctttttatgcttttgaaagttgaaagagaATGCAACTTCTCTTAATTGTACCTTGTCTATTTTATAGAATTCTGTTTCAATAAACAATAATGTTGTAGCTACTTTATGACACACATCTCACACTATGATACTCCCACTGGCAACCATCTAAGCAAAATAAATCTATTAGAAAACCTATCCTTAACCCCATTTTAGTTTATGGTCATGTCGGAAACGAACTTTTTTGAAAATGTAGGTGAAAAAACCCCCCATCATCCCCTCCGAGCAGCAGTCTGA
Proteins encoded in this window:
- the LOC120000200 gene encoding uncharacterized protein LOC120000200 produces the protein MSTALPLRLLLPLIATPFSSSCDFRLKSPLTPNPNINLHSSQSHPTRHARKRTPSVLKPTWLCGMRRDQDTGPWKSEEKDVVRLFGSDEDVGIKIPTQAQSVVEGSGALMVSEFKPAPDVDYLQELLAIQQQGPRNIGFFGTRNMGFMHQELIEILSYALVITKNHIYTSGASGTNAAVIRGALRAEKPELLTVILPQSLKKQPPESQELLTKVKNVIEKPHNDHLTLIEASRLCNMDIISHVQQVICFAFHDSHLLMETCQEAKISGRS
- the LOC119999646 gene encoding acyl carrier protein 2, mitochondrial-like, producing the protein MAARGGALLKYLRMHVTAVPQSPSPNPCNGSNLFSLSFSAIRRRFSEEVKGSFLDKSEVADRVVTVVKNFQKVEPSKVTLNAHFQNDLGLDSLDTVEIVMALEEEFGFEIPDNEADKINSINLAVDFIASHPQAK